The sequence CAACGGGCAATTGCTGTCTGAAAACGGAATTAGTGAGAAAGAGCTGAAAGGGAAAGAGCAAGAGGAACTGATCGAGTTGATTACCGAAAAAGTCCTCGCTGCATACCATGCGAAAGAAGCAGAAGTCTCTTCAGAACAAATGCGCGAGTTTGAAAAAGTGATCATGCTGCGCACTGTTGACCGCAAGTGGATGAACCACATTGACCAAATGGATCAATTACGACAAGGCATACATTTGCGCGCTTACGGCCAAAATGATCCGTTGCGTGAGTATCGCTTTGAAGGCTTTAATATGTTTGAAGCGATGATCGCTGAAATTGAAGAAGAAGTATCTATGTACGTGATGAAAGCTCAAGTGCAACAAAACCTTAAGCGTGAGGAAGTAGCTGAAGGAAAAGCGGTGAAACCGTCAGCCAATGGGCAAGAGGACAAAAAAGCGAAACGGAAACCAGTCCGCAAAGCTGAAAACATTGGCAGAAATGATCCATGCATTTGTGGCAGCGGCAAAAAATACAAAAATTGTTGTGGGGCTAACCGATAAGGGGCCCTCTTATGTAGAGGTGTAAACGATGGACATGACAGAAATGAAGCAAGAACTAGTGGCGCTCGAGAAGCGACTATCTGATTTTAGGGGGTCTCTTTGACGTCGCAGAAAAGGAAGAGCGGATCGCGGAGTTAGAAGAAAAAATGGCTGATCCTGATTTTTGGAATGACCAGGAGCAAGCGCAAGCGATCATTAATGAAACAAATGGTTTAAAAGAGCAAGTCCATACATTCAAAGACATGGCTGAAAGCTATGACGACTTGGAAGTCAGTTATGAGCTTGTTCGTGAAGAAGACGACAGTGAACTGGCTAGTGAACTGGAATCGGGCATTGCTGCGCTTAAACAAAAAATGAACCAATTTGAGTTGCAATTGCTTTTAAGTGCTCCTTACGATAAAAACAATGCCATTTTAGAACTCCATCCTGGCGCAGGCGGAACTGAATCCCAGGACTGGGCTTCTATGTTGCTAAGGATGTACACGCGCTGGGCAGAAAAGCGTGGTTTTGCTGTCGAGACGCTCGACTATCTCCCTGGCGAGGAGGCAGGCGTCAAAAGCGTCACGCTGCTCATAAAAGGGCACAACGCATATGGCTATTTAAAAGCAGAGAAAGGCGTGCACCGCCTCGTGCGGATTTCGCCATTTGACTCATCAGGGAGGCGGCATACATCCTTTGTGTCATGCGAAGTGATGCCGGAATTGGATGATGCAGTTGACATCGAATTAAATAGCGAAGACTTAAAAATAGATACGTATCGTGCGAGTGGGGCGGGCGGCCAGCATGTCAACACGACTGACTCGGCTGTACGGATTACCCATTTGCCGACAAATACGGTTGTGACTTGCCAGAGCGAGCGTTCTCAAATTAAAAACCGGGAACAAGCAATGAAAATGATGAAAGCGAAACTGTATCAACTGCGGATTGAAGAGCAAGAGCGTGAACTTGCTGAAATCCGGGGCGAACAAAAAGAAATTGGCTGGGGAAGCCAAATTCGCTCCTATGTGTTCCATCCTTATTCAATGGTGAAAGACCACCGCACTGGCTTTGAAATTGGCAATACGAACAGTGTCATGGATGGGGAGATTGACGGGTTTATTGACGCTTACCTGAGACAATCGCTGGCAATGTAACAACGAATCCTGAGAATGTTAAATATAAAGAGCGATCCCGCTTTTAAAAAGGAGAACATGTATGGGAAGGGTTCGCCGAGACAGGCAATCCAGCACGCGGGCTGAAAAATGGCTAAATTATACCAGGATTTTTATTGGCTCAGCCATAGTCGGTATTTCATTTAATTTGTTTTTATTGCCAAACCAAATTGCCCCTGGTGGCGTCAGCGGCATTAGCACAATCGCCAACTATGTTTTTGGGTTTGAGCCCGCCTTTACGCTATGGGCCTTAAACATTCCGATCTTTCTTTTAGGTGTGCTGTTGTTGGGAGGCTTTCGTTACGGGGCAAAAACGCTCATTGGCACGCTATTTGTCCCCCTTGTTGTTTTTTTAACAAGAGATTGGGTTGTCGAAGTAAGCGACCCTCTTCTCGGTGCTTTGTTCGGAGGCTTGGGCGTCGGTCTGGGCCTGGGCCTCGTTTTTTTGGGCAATGCGAGCACGGGTGGGACCGATCTGCTGGCACAGATTGTGCAAAAATTTACAGGGCTTTCAGCTGGCATATGTGTTGGCATGATTGACGGCCTCGTTGTCATCACGTCGGCGTTTGTCTTTCATATCGAAATGGCCTTGTATGCATTAATTTCGCTGTTCGTAACGACAAAAACAATTGATCTCGTGCAAATGGGGATAGGCTATTCAAAAGTTGCCTATATTATTTCTTCTCAAGAGGAAACGGTACAGAAGGCACTGTTTGACTCAGTCGACCGCGGTGTGACTAGGCTTGTCGGTTATGGCGGTTATACGAACAAAGAACGGGCGGTTCTTATGTGCGTTGTCAACCAAAATGAGGTCGCGCGATTAAAGCAAACTGTAAAGAGAGCGGATCCCCACGCTTTTATTGTGCTGACAAATGCTTCAGAAGTGCTAGGGGAAGGGTTTAAAAAAAGCTAAAGTGGATTGAGCGCGCTATGACGAGCGCTCTTTTTTTTGCCCTTTTTCACCTGTGTTTAGACTTGTGAAAATAGGTACATTTGATCATTCACTTATAGGCCAATTAGACCGAAATAAATAGAGAGTGCTACTATGGTCGGGAATTCGATGCGATCACGCAAATCAAGCAATTATCACGAAACTGAAATAAAAATGTAATGTCACCCTGTTGCTGCTGATGATATAATGACCGCGAAGCATGTCGAAATCGGAATTTGTTTGTTATTTCGGTACCAAGGTTTAAAGGTGTGGTTGAATGAGTTTGATCAAACTGAACGATGTTTGGAAAGTATATCCCAATAATGTTAAAGCGTTAAACGGCATGACTGTCCAAATTGAAAAAGGTGAATTTGTTTACGTTGTCGGACCAAGCGGAGCGGGCAAGTCGACTTTTATTCGCTTAATCTATCGTGAGGAAAAGGCAACAAAAGGCGATATTTTTGTAAATAATATTAATTTATCCACTTTAAAACATAAAGAAATCCCTAAACTTAGACGGAATATCGGCGTTGTGTTTCAAGACTTTAAGCTTTTGCCTTCTCTTACTGTCTATGAAAACATCGCATTTGCACTTGAAGTCATTGAAGAGCATCCTTCAGACATTAAAAAGCGTGTAAATGAAGTTTTAAATCTAGTAAAATTAAAAAGCAAAGCAAAGTTCTTGCCAAGCGAACTATCTGGCGGCGAACAGCAACGGGTGGCGATTGCCAGAGCAATTGCGAATCGGCCAGATGTGTTGATCGCTGATGAACCGACAGGCAATTTAGACCCTGAGACGGCTTGGACGATTATGGACTTGTTGGAAAGCATCCATTCCCTAGGTACAACGGTGATCATGGCAACACATAACAAAGAAATTGTCAATACGTTGAAACGTCGTGTCATCGCGATTGAAAATGGCCGGATCGTCCGTGATGAAGCAAGGGGGAGTTACGGCTATGAAGTTTAAAACAATGCTGCGCCATCTCCGCGAAGGAATCAAGAATATTGGACGCAGCGGATGGATGTCATTTGCGTCCATTAGTGCGGTGACGGTTATGCTTTTCATTGTAGGCTTCTTTTTAATTGTATTTGTGAATGGCAACCACATCGCATCGACGATTGAAAACAATGTAGAAATCCGCGCCTTTATTGAACGGGGAACTGGCGAAGAGGAAGTGCAAGAACTGTTAGACGAAGTTCGTGCCCTCCCTGAAGTAGAAGAGGTTATTTTCATTGATAAAGAGGAAGGGTTAGAAAGTTTGATTGCTTCTACTGGAGAAGTGTATGAGAGTATAAGAGAAGAGAACCCACTGCCAGATGCATTGAGGGTTACCGCCGCCTCTCCTCAAGAAACAGAAGCCGTTGCCCAAAAAGTCAATCATCATGATTATGTAAGCAATGTATCTTATGGGGCAGATGTACTGCCTGATTTATTTAAACTAACGAATACAAGCCGTATAATTGGCCTAGTAGTTATTCTCGGCTTGCTTTTAACGGCGATGTTCTTAATCTCGAATACAATTAAACTTACAATTGTTGCCCGTAAAAAAGAGATTCAAATTATGAAACTGGTCGGAGCGACAAATGGCTTTGTACGTAGTCCATTTTTAGTCGAGGGCGCTTTGTTAGGTACCTTTGGCAGCATTGGCCCGATTCTAATTCTAAGCTTTGGCTATCAATACGTGTACAGCAATTCAGGCGATTTTTTACAAAGCTCGCTTTACTCGCTTCTTGAGCCAGGGCAGCTGATTGTGCAAGTGTCGCTGTTGCTGCTAGCTGTTGGCTTAATTGTTGGCATTTGGGGAAGTGCCATGTCTGTGCGGAAATTTTTAAATGTGTAATCGAAATAGGGGGAAAAACGGTGAAAAAACGAATGGTCACTACAACTGCTGCTTTAACCATTGCTGGCGCTTTGCTAGGCAGTAGTTTTCAGCCAGCTTTTGCAGAACCCGATATAAAGAAACAGTTGGATGACGTGCAAGAACAACAAAAAGAAAACGTTGAAAAAGCCGAAAAAACGGAGTCCGATCTAACGAAATTAGACAGCGAATTAAAAGATCTCCAAGCAGAATTGGATGAATTGAAGCAGGAAGAAGAAACAACACAACAAAACTTAGACGAAACAGAAGCGGAATTGGCAGAAATAGAAGCGGATATCGAGTCATTAGAGGAAGAAATTGCGGTTATGGAAGAACGAATAGCTGAGAGACGGGGGCTTTTGGAAGAACGGGCCGTTGCTGCCTATGAATCTGGTGGCGAAGTCAGTTATTTAGAAGTTTTACTTGGTGCGAAAAGTTTTGGCGATTTTATTGAACGGGTTTCAGCTATTTCTACAATTGCCAAACATGACCAGGAAATGCTTGATGAATACATAGCTGATGAAAAAGAACTACAAGCGAAAAAAGAGGAAGTAGAAGAAAAACAGGCTGATGTCGAAGCGCAAAAGGCAGAACTCGAAGCGTTAAAAGAAGATCTTGTTGAGCAAACGGAAGAAATAGACGAGTTGCAAGCGGAATTAAAAGAAAAGGAAGAAGAACTAGAAGCGCAGTTAGGCGACATCATGTCTGAGGAAGAATCATTGCAAAAGCAAGAAGAAGCGCTGGAAGCTGAGTTAAAAGCGTGGGAAGAAGA is a genomic window of Shouchella clausii containing:
- the prfB gene encoding peptide chain release factor 2 (programmed frameshift) codes for the protein MDMTEMKQELVALEKRLSDFRGSLDVAEKEERIAELEEKMADPDFWNDQEQAQAIINETNGLKEQVHTFKDMAESYDDLEVSYELVREEDDSELASELESGIAALKQKMNQFELQLLLSAPYDKNNAILELHPGAGGTESQDWASMLLRMYTRWAEKRGFAVETLDYLPGEEAGVKSVTLLIKGHNAYGYLKAEKGVHRLVRISPFDSSGRRHTSFVSCEVMPELDDAVDIELNSEDLKIDTYRASGAGGQHVNTTDSAVRITHLPTNTVVTCQSERSQIKNREQAMKMMKAKLYQLRIEEQERELAEIRGEQKEIGWGSQIRSYVFHPYSMVKDHRTGFEIGNTNSVMDGEIDGFIDAYLRQSLAM
- a CDS encoding YitT family protein, with the translated sequence MGRVRRDRQSSTRAEKWLNYTRIFIGSAIVGISFNLFLLPNQIAPGGVSGISTIANYVFGFEPAFTLWALNIPIFLLGVLLLGGFRYGAKTLIGTLFVPLVVFLTRDWVVEVSDPLLGALFGGLGVGLGLGLVFLGNASTGGTDLLAQIVQKFTGLSAGICVGMIDGLVVITSAFVFHIEMALYALISLFVTTKTIDLVQMGIGYSKVAYIISSQEETVQKALFDSVDRGVTRLVGYGGYTNKERAVLMCVVNQNEVARLKQTVKRADPHAFIVLTNASEVLGEGFKKS
- the ftsE gene encoding cell division ATP-binding protein FtsE, whose translation is MIKLNDVWKVYPNNVKALNGMTVQIEKGEFVYVVGPSGAGKSTFIRLIYREEKATKGDIFVNNINLSTLKHKEIPKLRRNIGVVFQDFKLLPSLTVYENIAFALEVIEEHPSDIKKRVNEVLNLVKLKSKAKFLPSELSGGEQQRVAIARAIANRPDVLIADEPTGNLDPETAWTIMDLLESIHSLGTTVIMATHNKEIVNTLKRRVIAIENGRIVRDEARGSYGYEV
- the ftsX gene encoding permease-like cell division protein FtsX, giving the protein MKFKTMLRHLREGIKNIGRSGWMSFASISAVTVMLFIVGFFLIVFVNGNHIASTIENNVEIRAFIERGTGEEEVQELLDEVRALPEVEEVIFIDKEEGLESLIASTGEVYESIREENPLPDALRVTAASPQETEAVAQKVNHHDYVSNVSYGADVLPDLFKLTNTSRIIGLVVILGLLLTAMFLISNTIKLTIVARKKEIQIMKLVGATNGFVRSPFLVEGALLGTFGSIGPILILSFGYQYVYSNSGDFLQSSLYSLLEPGQLIVQVSLLLLAVGLIVGIWGSAMSVRKFLNV
- a CDS encoding murein hydrolase activator EnvC family protein, which produces MKKRMVTTTAALTIAGALLGSSFQPAFAEPDIKKQLDDVQEQQKENVEKAEKTESDLTKLDSELKDLQAELDELKQEEETTQQNLDETEAELAEIEADIESLEEEIAVMEERIAERRGLLEERAVAAYESGGEVSYLEVLLGAKSFGDFIERVSAISTIAKHDQEMLDEYIADEKELQAKKEEVEEKQADVEAQKAELEALKEDLVEQTEEIDELQAELKEKEEELEAQLGDIMSEEESLQKQEEALEAELKAWEEEQQRLKEEEERKAREAEEQAAKEQEAAKAKETEESGEIAQAAEKPQAGEENNNQESDQEQDAAPSVESSGAFVRPATGSITSNYGQRWGRMHWGIDIGKNGRAGDVPIVSVLDGTVASTEYRSDFGNWVVVTHQIDGKQLTTIYAHLERIDVNPGDRVKAGQQLGLMGNTGRSTGPHLHFEVHEGPFNWDRSNAVDPMKYM